GTGGTACTTGCTCTAAGGTAATAACGCGAGTATTTGGGTAAGTTTGCCAAATAGCAGTTTGCTTGGGAACTACGGAGGCGAGGAGGAGAGGAGGGGGGGATGAGGAAGTATTTTCTACCCTAATTTTCTGATGGGGTGCAGAAATTGCCAGTAGTAAACGATCTAGGGTTTGACATTTAGCTAACTGTTGTATGTCAGACTCAGCTAGATGGTCGCTATCCCAGGCTGAGTAAAGCTTTTTGCCAATAAACAACGCCCAATGTAGCCGAGAGTTCCCAATTTCCAATGCTAGCCAAATTTCCCCCATCTCCAAAATCCCTCAGCGGTTTCACACGTTTATTTTTTTTAAGTAAGCTGTAGGTTTTTTAATAAAAATTAACATTCAAGGCATGTCACAATAAAATAAGAGGAAGAAATACTCATTGTATTAAGGAGGGGAGTTATGGTAGCACTCACCGAAAAAACTGAAAAACGGCTCACCATAGAGCAGGTGGAAATCGCTCAAGAGACGACGGCTATTCGCTCTTTGGATTGGGATCGCGATCGCTTCGATATTGAGTTTGGTCTGCAAAACGGTACTACTTATAACTCGTTTCTCATCCGTGGCGAGCAAACTGCCTTAGTTGATACCTCCCACGAAAAGTTTCGTCAACTATATTTTGATACGCTCACGGGATTAATTAACCCAAAAGAAATAGATTATTTGATTATCAGCCACACCGAGCCAGACCATAGCGGTTTAGTTAAAGATTTGCTGCAATTGGCTCCAGAAATAACCGTTGTCGGTTCTAAAGTGGCAATTCAGTTTCTTGAGGATTTGGTACATCAGCCATTTAAACGGCGGATTGTGAAAAATGGTGATCGCTTGGATTTGGGCAATGGTCATGAATTTGAATTCGTGATTGCCCCAAATTTACATTGGCCGGATACCATTTTCAGTTTCGATCATAAAACTAAAGTTCTTTATACCTGCGATGCTTTTGGGCTGCACTATTGCTCAGATAGCACCTTTGATGAAAACTTAGCGGCTATCGAAGAAGACTTTCATTACTATTACGATTGCTTGATGGGGCCAAATGCACGCTCAGTTTTGTCTGCCCTGAAGCGGATGGCGGAACTTAAAACCATCGGTATGATTGCCACAGGACACGGGCCACTGTTATCTCACAATGTTGAGGAACTAGTTGGGCGTTACCGCACTTGGAGTCAAAGCCAAAGCAAGCCAGAAACAGCAGTTGGAATATTTTACGTTTCCGAATACGGGTATAGCGATCGCCTTGCCCAAGCAATTGCCAACGGTATCAGTAAAACTGGTGTTGCCGTGGAAATCGTCGATTTGGGGTCTGAAGTCGATTTACAAGAACTGCGGGAACTAGTTAGCCGCTGTGCTGGGCTAATCGTTGGTCTAATTCCGGCTTCTGGTGCTGCGAGTATTCAAGCTGCACTCAGCACAGTTTTAGGATCTGCCAAAGAAAAGCAAGCCATCGGCGTATTTGAAACTGGCGGTGGCGATGATGAACCGATAGATCCTTTGGTGAGTAAATTCCGCAATTTGGGTTTGACAACAGTTTTTCCAGCGATTCGGATTAAAGAAACACCTACGGAAAATACTTACAAGCTGTGTGAAGAAGCAGGTACAGACTTAGCTCAATGGGTAACACGCGATCGCAGCATCAAAGCTATGAAATCCCTTAGTGCTGACTTAGATAAAGCATTAGGTAGACTTAGCGGCGGATTATATATCATCACTGCCAAAAAAGGCGATGTATCCAGTGCTATGTTAGCCTCCTGGGTTGCTCAAGCCAGCTTTAAACCCTTGGGATTTTCCATTGCAGTCGCCAAAGATCGGGCAATTGAATCACTCATGCAGGTAGGCGATCGCTTTGTTCTGAACATCTTAGAAGAAGGCAATTTCCAACCACTCATGAAGCACTTTTTGAAGCGGTTCGCCCCTGGTGCAGATCGTTTTGAAGGTGTGAGAACTCAGCCAGCCGAAAATGGTGCGCCTATCCTCAATGATGCCCTAGCCTACATGGAGTGCGAAGTCACCAGTAGAATGGATTGTGGCGACCACTGGGCAGTATACAGCACAGTCTACGCTGGACGGGTTTCTAAGCCAGAAGCTTTGACTGCTGTGCATCACCGTAAAGTCGGAAACCACTATTAATTTTGGATTTTGGATTTTGGATTTTAGATTAATAATCCAAAATCCAAAAACACTCAATTAAGCGTTTGTGCAGTATAGCCCTTCCTACTTAATATCCATAATTATCCAGAATTTGGATGTTTAATTAACAATCCAAAATCTAAAATCTAAAATCTAAAATTGTTTCCGCCATGTCACAAAATAAACCCCGTGATGTTCAAGTTTATCCAATAGCGACAGATACGAGAATACTGCGATCGCGCAGTTGGTCAAGGCTGAGATTTGAAATTGAATACGCTCTTGCTAAGGGTACAACTGCTAATTCTTATTTAATCGAAAGCGATAAAACTGCCATTATCGATCCTCCAGGGGAAACGTTTACGCAAATTTATTTAGAAGCTTTACAGCAACGTTTCCATTTTGAGGATTTAGATTATGTAATTTTGGGGCACGTAAATCCTAACCGCGCCGCAACTTTAAGAGCTTTGTTGGAAATTGCCCCGCAAATCACCTTTGTGTGTTCTAATCCAGGGGCGATAAATTTACGTGCAGCGCTAGAAAATCCAGATTTACAAATTCTTGTGATGCGGGGCGAAGAAACCTTAGATTTGGGTAATGGGCATAATTTACAATTTATTCCCACTCCCAATCCCCGTTATGCAGATGAACTTTGTACCTACGATCCGCAAACAGAAGTTTTGTACACAGATAAGTTATTTGGGGCGCACGTTTGTGGAGATCAGGTATTTGATGAAGGTTGGGAAGTATATAACGAGGATCGACGCTATTATTTTGATTGCCTCATGGCTCCCCACGCCCGTCAAGTTGAAACAGCACTGGATAAACTTGTCGATTTTCCCGTAAGAATGTATGCCAATGGGCATGGGCCTTTGGTGCGCTATGGCTTAATTGAACTGACTAAAGCTTATCGGGAATGGAGTCAACAGCAAACATCAGCTGACTTGACAGTGGCGTTAATTTATGCATCAGCTTATGGGAATACGGCTACATTAGCCCAAGCGATCGCTCGTGGCATCACCAAAGCTGGTGTCGCTGTAGAATCAATTAACTGCGAATTTACTGAACCAGAAGAAATCCGGGCGGCCGTAGAAAAAGCCGGTGGTTTCATCATCGGTTCTCCTACCCTTGGCGGACATGCACCGACACCCGTGCAAACAGCTTTAGGAATTGTGCTATCCACCGCTACTAATAATAAACTCGCTGGTGCTTTTGGTTCCTTTGGCTGGAGTGGGGAAGCGGTTGATTTAATTGAGGGTAAATTGAAAGATGCTGGCTATCGCTTTGGTTTTGATACCATCCGCGTCAAATTTAAACCCGACGATGCTACCCTACAATTGTGTGAAGAAGCTGGAACCGACTTTGCCCAAGCACTCAAAAAAGCCAGAAAAGTGCGATCGCCAAGTCAACCTGCAACAACTGTAGAACAAGCAGTTGGTCGCATTGTCGGTTCTCTTTGTGTTTTGACAGCCAAAGAAGGCGATCGCTCCAGTGCCATGTTAGCTTCTTGGGTATCTCAAGCTAGCTTTAATCCACCTGGTTTAACCATCGCCGTTGCCAAAGACCGCGCAGTAGAAACACTGACACATACAGGAAACAAATTTGTCCTCAATATTCTTAAAGAAGGCAATCACTTGGGCTTGATGAAGCACTTCCTCAAACCTTTTGGGCCAGGACAAGACCGATTTGCCGATGTCGCCACTCAAGAAACTGAAAGCGGTTCTC
This Nostoc sp. C052 DNA region includes the following protein-coding sequences:
- a CDS encoding diflavin flavoprotein, encoding MVALTEKTEKRLTIEQVEIAQETTAIRSLDWDRDRFDIEFGLQNGTTYNSFLIRGEQTALVDTSHEKFRQLYFDTLTGLINPKEIDYLIISHTEPDHSGLVKDLLQLAPEITVVGSKVAIQFLEDLVHQPFKRRIVKNGDRLDLGNGHEFEFVIAPNLHWPDTIFSFDHKTKVLYTCDAFGLHYCSDSTFDENLAAIEEDFHYYYDCLMGPNARSVLSALKRMAELKTIGMIATGHGPLLSHNVEELVGRYRTWSQSQSKPETAVGIFYVSEYGYSDRLAQAIANGISKTGVAVEIVDLGSEVDLQELRELVSRCAGLIVGLIPASGAASIQAALSTVLGSAKEKQAIGVFETGGGDDEPIDPLVSKFRNLGLTTVFPAIRIKETPTENTYKLCEEAGTDLAQWVTRDRSIKAMKSLSADLDKALGRLSGGLYIITAKKGDVSSAMLASWVAQASFKPLGFSIAVAKDRAIESLMQVGDRFVLNILEEGNFQPLMKHFLKRFAPGADRFEGVRTQPAENGAPILNDALAYMECEVTSRMDCGDHWAVYSTVYAGRVSKPEALTAVHHRKVGNHY
- a CDS encoding diflavin flavoprotein: MSQNKPRDVQVYPIATDTRILRSRSWSRLRFEIEYALAKGTTANSYLIESDKTAIIDPPGETFTQIYLEALQQRFHFEDLDYVILGHVNPNRAATLRALLEIAPQITFVCSNPGAINLRAALENPDLQILVMRGEETLDLGNGHNLQFIPTPNPRYADELCTYDPQTEVLYTDKLFGAHVCGDQVFDEGWEVYNEDRRYYFDCLMAPHARQVETALDKLVDFPVRMYANGHGPLVRYGLIELTKAYREWSQQQTSADLTVALIYASAYGNTATLAQAIARGITKAGVAVESINCEFTEPEEIRAAVEKAGGFIIGSPTLGGHAPTPVQTALGIVLSTATNNKLAGAFGSFGWSGEAVDLIEGKLKDAGYRFGFDTIRVKFKPDDATLQLCEEAGTDFAQALKKARKVRSPSQPATTVEQAVGRIVGSLCVLTAKEGDRSSAMLASWVSQASFNPPGLTIAVAKDRAVETLTHTGNKFVLNILKEGNHLGLMKHFLKPFGPGQDRFADVATQETESGSPILTDALAYLECSVQNRMESGDHWLVYATVESGKLLDTDGVTAVHHRKSATHY